In Saccharolobus solfataricus, a genomic segment contains:
- a CDS encoding RNA-guided endonuclease InsQ/TnpB family protein: MPTLGFRFRAYADEQTLRALKAQLKLACKIYNTLRWADIYFYQRDGKGLTQTELRQLALDLRKQDDEYKQLYSQVVQQIADRYYEAKKRFFEGLARFPKEKKPHKHYSLVYTQSGWKILHVREIRKGKKKLITLKLSNLGTFKVIIHRDFPLDKVKRVIVKLTRSERIYITFVVDHEFPKLPNTGKEVAIDVGVEKLLVTSDGEYFPNLRPLEKALWKVKHLHRELSRKKFLSHNWFKAKVKLARAYEHLKNLRTDLYMKLGKWFAEHYDVVVMEGIHAKQLVGKSLRSLRRRLSDVGFGELRDVLKYQLEKYGKKLILVNPAYTSKTCARCGYVKNDLSLSDRVFVCPNCGWIADRDYNASLNILKSAGSERSLVPVELRPLPVLWHGRAVKQEAPSFMRG; this comes from the coding sequence ATGCCCACCTTAGGGTTTCGCTTCCGTGCTTACGCTGACGAACAAACCCTTAGGGCGTTAAAAGCCCAGTTGAAGTTAGCGTGCAAAATCTACAACACCTTAAGGTGGGCAGACATCTATTTCTATCAGAGGGATGGGAAAGGACTAACACAAACTGAGTTAAGACAGTTGGCTCTAGATCTGAGAAAACAAGATGATGAGTATAAGCAACTCTACTCGCAAGTAGTTCAACAAATAGCTGACCGTTATTACGAAGCTAAGAAGAGGTTTTTCGAAGGTTTAGCACGTTTCCCAAAAGAAAAGAAACCTCACAAGCACTACTCCCTTGTCTATACGCAAAGCGGTTGGAAAATACTTCACGTTAGAGAAATAAGAAAAGGCAAGAAGAAACTAATAACGCTTAAACTATCAAATCTTGGTACATTCAAGGTAATTATACACAGGGACTTTCCCCTTGACAAAGTAAAGAGGGTGATAGTGAAGCTAACAAGATCTGAGAGGATATACATCACTTTCGTAGTTGATCACGAATTCCCCAAGTTACCTAACACTGGTAAGGAAGTGGCGATAGATGTTGGTGTAGAAAAGTTGTTAGTAACGTCAGATGGTGAATATTTCCCCAATCTGAGACCTCTTGAAAAGGCGTTATGGAAAGTGAAGCATCTACACAGAGAACTTTCAAGGAAGAAGTTCCTCTCTCATAATTGGTTTAAGGCTAAGGTTAAGCTTGCTAGGGCTTATGAGCATTTGAAGAATCTAAGAACGGATCTTTACATGAAGTTGGGTAAGTGGTTTGCTGAGCATTATGACGTTGTGGTGATGGAGGGTATTCACGCTAAACAACTTGTGGGTAAGTCCTTGAGGTCTCTGAGGAGGAGGCTGAGTGACGTGGGATTTGGTGAGTTGAGGGATGTGCTGAAGTATCAGCTGGAAAAATACGGAAAGAAACTCATCCTAGTTAATCCTGCATACACTTCCAAAACTTGTGCTAGGTGCGGGTATGTGAAAAATGACTTGTCTCTATCTGATCGTGTTTTCGTTTGTCCCAACTGTGGTTGGATTGCAGATCGTGACTATAATGCTTCTCTTAACATTTTGAAGAGTGCGGGGTCGGAGCGATCCTTAGTGCCTGTGGAGCTCCGCCCTCTACCAGTACTCTGGCATGGCAGAGCTGTGAAGCAGGAAGCTCCCTCATTTATGAGGGGGTAG
- a CDS encoding DNA-binding protein: MIAVADTSFLIDWVRYSKRDLIFQLFNLIYLPDSVFNEVRSERTLLWIAQGLENNKLAIFPELPQIREEALRLVYETRRLPVRPVDYPEAYCVVVGKVEGYTVLTENGGAVALINYYKEYRDVKIMRALEVLIQLHNRGLITDIRNEIEEYNKQTGHRFSSKDLSGYDLI; encoded by the coding sequence ATGATTGCAGTTGCTGATACTTCTTTTTTAATAGATTGGGTTAGATATTCGAAACGTGATCTAATCTTCCAACTTTTTAATCTCATCTATCTTCCTGATTCCGTATTTAATGAAGTGAGAAGCGAAAGAACTCTTTTATGGATAGCTCAAGGCTTAGAAAATAATAAGCTTGCAATATTTCCTGAGTTACCACAAATTAGGGAGGAGGCACTAAGGCTAGTTTATGAGACCAGAAGGCTTCCCGTAAGGCCAGTTGATTATCCAGAGGCTTATTGCGTAGTTGTAGGTAAGGTCGAAGGTTATACAGTGCTTACGGAAAACGGCGGTGCTGTTGCTCTCATAAATTACTATAAGGAATATAGGGACGTTAAGATAATGAGGGCATTAGAGGTGCTAATTCAACTTCATAATAGGGGTCTAATTACAGATATAAGAAATGAAATTGAGGAGTATAATAAGCAGACTGGGCATAGGTTTTCAAGTAAAGATTTAAGTGGCTATGATTTAATTTAA
- a CDS encoding L-lactate permease, with protein sequence MYIQPLNPTGNVGLTILASLTPIIALLILLAGLRITAWLATLIGSIITILVATFVWGTPIIQVSYAWLIGALVGTWAISWIVFWGLTIYNTLVLTGKFDAFRDWIVRNSTNDARVQAIVLAWSLGALFEGLVGFGYPWAFIAPLLIYLGFDDLKALQVSALANNAPVSFGALGTPIIILASVTGLPLLFISSSVAKVVAILALLPPWILLYLVDKWRGIREAWPIAILGSLSYILGQYPVASFIGPYLPDITGSLISFVILLLFLRVWRPKRVLSLRSVQPNGGESKKYSTKDVIEALSAFIVLIIVVTLWTGPWSPLTKFSLVTLSQTAYSSLLHKNVGVSFAFNPFVAGTSILVSWIIISLVLRASPRIMGEAIKRSFHQYWGGILTGIFVVGLAYVFNFSGMAYSLAWKTSDLGIAFIIVSPLFGWIGCALSGSNTSTNALFGAFQVTTARLTGLPVGLPPALNSVGAELAKPVAPQTASAGVSTTKYVRKEGIVIRKNLPWAIGILIYLILIGVLYAFLAPSLFVH encoded by the coding sequence ATGTATATACAACCCTTAAACCCAACTGGTAATGTAGGGTTAACTATTTTAGCATCCTTAACACCAATAATTGCACTATTAATATTGTTGGCTGGGCTAAGAATAACTGCATGGCTAGCTACGCTCATAGGTTCGATAATAACGATTTTAGTTGCAACATTTGTATGGGGAACTCCAATAATACAAGTTAGTTATGCATGGCTTATAGGAGCATTAGTAGGAACTTGGGCAATATCTTGGATAGTATTCTGGGGGTTAACAATTTATAATACGTTAGTGTTAACTGGGAAATTTGACGCATTTAGAGACTGGATAGTGAGAAATTCTACTAATGACGCTAGAGTTCAAGCTATAGTATTAGCGTGGTCTTTAGGAGCCTTATTTGAAGGACTGGTGGGATTTGGATATCCGTGGGCGTTTATCGCCCCACTCCTAATATATTTAGGTTTTGATGATCTAAAAGCTCTTCAAGTGTCCGCATTAGCTAATAACGCCCCAGTATCTTTTGGTGCATTAGGAACTCCAATAATTATTCTAGCGTCAGTTACTGGATTACCCTTATTATTCATATCATCTTCAGTTGCGAAAGTAGTGGCAATTTTGGCTCTATTACCACCTTGGATATTATTATATCTAGTTGATAAATGGAGGGGGATAAGAGAAGCATGGCCAATAGCTATACTTGGTTCACTATCCTATATTTTAGGTCAATATCCAGTAGCGAGTTTTATTGGTCCTTATTTACCGGACATTACAGGATCTTTAATATCTTTCGTCATATTACTTTTATTCTTAAGAGTGTGGAGACCTAAGAGAGTGCTGAGTCTAAGAAGCGTTCAGCCTAATGGTGGGGAGAGCAAGAAATACTCAACAAAAGACGTTATTGAGGCCTTATCAGCCTTCATAGTGTTAATTATAGTAGTAACTCTATGGACTGGTCCTTGGTCACCACTAACTAAGTTTTCATTAGTAACCTTATCTCAAACAGCATACTCCTCTCTTCTCCATAAAAATGTAGGAGTAAGTTTTGCATTCAATCCTTTCGTAGCGGGTACGTCAATTTTAGTATCATGGATAATTATTTCTCTAGTTTTAAGGGCTTCGCCAAGAATTATGGGAGAAGCTATAAAGAGGTCTTTTCATCAATACTGGGGAGGGATATTAACTGGTATTTTTGTGGTTGGGCTTGCATATGTATTTAATTTCAGCGGAATGGCTTACTCATTAGCTTGGAAAACTAGTGACCTAGGTATAGCATTTATAATAGTTTCACCCTTATTTGGTTGGATTGGATGCGCATTATCAGGGAGTAATACGTCGACCAACGCCCTTTTTGGGGCGTTTCAAGTTACAACTGCACGTTTAACTGGTTTGCCCGTAGGATTACCACCAGCGTTAAATTCTGTGGGTGCTGAGTTAGCTAAACCAGTTGCTCCACAGACTGCTAGTGCAGGAGTATCCACAACAAAATACGTTCGAAAAGAGGGTATAGTGATTAGGAAAAATCTACCTTGGGCTATAGGCATTTTGATATATCTAATACTTATAGGAGTACTATACGCATTCTTAGCTCCATCTCTATTTGTACATTAG
- a CDS encoding L-lactate MFS transporter: protein MMSSKWFEKGWFRWMLVVGATISMALVSVYEYSWTLYTVPLGRVFHVAPGSPALGLTYTIYIIVQALSMFVAGRIADRYGPRLISMLGGIITGIGYISSAFAKSLPILYLTYGFGSIGVGIIYGTAISTAVKWFPDKRGLATGIIEIGFGGGSFALSPLIQYIITSISYTAAFTYMGIVQLIVITLLAFFFAYPPPQWLPKGFNAEEYEKKRKMIKRSKNDYTVSQMVKTWQWWVIYIAFFLIAGSGLSIIGHLIPYGRSLGFSIAAVIAVFLFPFANGLGRFVMGTVSDYLGRPYTMTLSFGISGISMLSIAFIPKIASLYLALIFLTAFTWGPLFSLFPPLVGDYYGPKHSGANYGLTYTAKALAGIFAGYGASILFTSYGIKETLIITGSMAIMSAILALTLRPPKIPTAQIAGAESQKGSIESKTK from the coding sequence ATGATGAGTAGTAAGTGGTTTGAAAAAGGATGGTTTAGGTGGATGCTAGTAGTAGGTGCAACTATTTCTATGGCACTTGTTAGTGTGTATGAATATTCATGGACATTATATACTGTACCTCTAGGTAGAGTATTTCACGTAGCTCCAGGATCACCAGCCCTAGGACTTACATATACAATATATATTATCGTCCAAGCATTATCGATGTTCGTTGCAGGTAGGATTGCGGATAGGTATGGTCCTAGACTAATTTCCATGTTAGGTGGGATAATTACTGGCATTGGATATATTAGCTCTGCCTTTGCTAAATCCTTGCCTATACTATATCTTACCTATGGTTTCGGAAGTATAGGAGTGGGCATAATATACGGTACTGCCATAAGTACTGCTGTCAAATGGTTCCCTGATAAAAGAGGTCTAGCCACTGGAATTATAGAAATAGGTTTCGGTGGAGGATCATTCGCATTATCCCCTTTGATACAATATATTATCACCTCAATTAGTTACACAGCTGCATTCACTTACATGGGAATTGTGCAACTAATAGTTATAACTCTGCTGGCGTTCTTCTTTGCTTATCCTCCTCCCCAATGGTTACCTAAGGGCTTTAATGCTGAGGAGTACGAGAAAAAACGTAAGATGATAAAGAGAAGCAAAAATGATTATACTGTATCGCAAATGGTAAAGACATGGCAATGGTGGGTAATTTATATAGCGTTTTTCCTTATTGCTGGATCCGGCTTATCCATTATTGGACATTTAATACCATACGGTAGATCACTAGGATTTAGTATAGCTGCTGTAATTGCGGTATTTTTATTTCCCTTTGCCAATGGGTTAGGAAGATTTGTTATGGGTACTGTATCTGACTATTTAGGAAGACCTTATACTATGACGCTGTCATTTGGAATTAGTGGGATTTCCATGCTCTCAATAGCATTCATACCGAAGATTGCATCACTATACCTTGCTTTGATTTTCCTAACAGCATTCACGTGGGGACCATTATTCTCTTTGTTCCCACCACTGGTGGGTGACTATTATGGACCTAAACACTCTGGAGCTAATTATGGATTAACTTACACTGCAAAGGCGTTAGCAGGCATATTTGCCGGTTATGGTGCATCAATATTGTTTACCTCATATGGCATAAAGGAGACATTAATTATAACTGGTTCAATGGCTATAATGTCTGCTATCCTAGCCTTAACTCTAAGACCACCGAAAATACCTACTGCGCAGATTGCCGGTGCTGAAAGCCAGAAAGGTAGTATAGAGTCCAAAACTAAGTAA
- a CDS encoding 4Fe-4S dicluster-binding protein codes for MGVKDEVKYVEIVYRGIFQKRLAKYIAEGIVYTAREMGRPALSFGRYGDSPERNGVPAKYYVGIGDGVNEEDLIGYSTRVEPDLVDVIIVLDDTLLKGVESWAWQGVQPINLKLKSNGTMLVTSTKRINELLKMIPKKDFNWTLGVIKTEPSFSGLWAFKDDLTMEKVWGGLAKLRPDIIDLDHLLKYVTKKQDANKRVSAVREAYSSVDYRTVMKGEGIDFVYNPPRLLTWQEMLEGTVIPAVPRGKRNELFKRGTTKFERPTVDFDTCIKCKLCWVYCPDECFDETPDGYYDIAYDYCVGCGICAEVCPVKDCIVMVDESMFTDYRRPYEMWKEDKAKYKEWLKTVRQARKERVYVPGLGR; via the coding sequence ATGGGAGTAAAAGATGAAGTGAAGTATGTAGAGATAGTGTATAGAGGTATCTTCCAGAAAAGATTAGCAAAGTACATTGCAGAAGGAATCGTTTACACTGCCAGGGAAATGGGGAGACCAGCCTTGTCTTTTGGCAGATATGGGGACTCCCCAGAAAGAAACGGAGTACCAGCAAAATACTATGTTGGAATAGGAGATGGTGTAAATGAAGAAGACCTAATAGGTTACTCTACAAGAGTAGAACCAGATCTAGTGGATGTGATTATAGTACTAGACGATACCCTATTAAAGGGTGTAGAATCGTGGGCATGGCAAGGAGTTCAACCCATAAACCTCAAACTAAAGAGTAACGGGACAATGTTGGTAACTTCTACCAAGAGAATTAACGAGTTATTAAAAATGATACCTAAAAAGGACTTTAATTGGACTCTAGGAGTAATAAAAACTGAACCATCATTTTCGGGACTATGGGCATTTAAGGATGACTTAACCATGGAGAAAGTCTGGGGAGGATTAGCAAAGCTAAGACCTGATATCATAGATTTAGACCATTTACTTAAATATGTAACCAAAAAACAAGATGCTAACAAGAGAGTATCTGCAGTAAGAGAAGCATATTCCTCAGTAGATTATAGAACTGTGATGAAAGGTGAGGGAATAGATTTCGTATATAATCCACCTAGGTTACTAACATGGCAGGAAATGTTAGAGGGTACAGTAATTCCAGCAGTTCCGAGGGGAAAGAGGAATGAACTCTTTAAGAGAGGAACTACAAAATTTGAAAGACCTACAGTAGATTTCGATACTTGTATCAAATGTAAACTATGTTGGGTGTACTGTCCAGATGAATGTTTCGATGAAACTCCAGATGGATATTATGATATAGCTTACGACTACTGTGTAGGATGCGGAATATGCGCTGAAGTGTGCCCAGTTAAGGATTGCATAGTAATGGTAGACGAATCGATGTTCACGGATTACAGAAGGCCATATGAGATGTGGAAAGAGGATAAAGCAAAGTATAAGGAATGGTTAAAAACTGTAAGGCAAGCTAGGAAGGAAAGAGTTTACGTTCCGGGGTTGGGAAGATGA
- a CDS encoding pyruvate ferredoxin oxidoreductase → MTEVKKLVEREVLMNGTQAVAHAAMYADVDVVAAYPIRPYTEVMDTISKLIADGELDAEFIVAEGEHGQFETVKHASLAGARTLVGSSGVGWLYAMEAIVVTATDRAPVVAIIGNRALDDPGAYGVEHNDALMVRDVGWLLVWVDTAQEAFDTALLAYRIAEDQRVLLPLGISMDGGFLTHSEQIVRLPPRELVKNFLPPYNRGKYLVHPDNPITVAPQVNEDWVMEIRRQHEEAMERARSVIVEAYEEFKKVFGRYPGSTSDLQMPENPFVEPYMIDDAEVVLIGMGTVSKPMKVAIKNMRRQGYKVGMLRIRWFRPFPTQDVIRYLANSRVVCVIDRDYSMGSPNRGGVIYHEVRSSLYDLDQRPRVMNFIGGLGGREITIQDVEKIIKIGYEHRDTPITKPVYWVGVRGDPW, encoded by the coding sequence ATGACTGAGGTTAAGAAATTAGTAGAAAGAGAGGTATTAATGAATGGAACACAAGCAGTAGCTCATGCAGCAATGTACGCCGATGTAGACGTTGTTGCTGCATATCCAATTAGACCATATACTGAAGTTATGGATACGATTTCCAAATTAATAGCCGATGGAGAATTAGATGCGGAGTTCATAGTTGCTGAGGGAGAACATGGACAGTTTGAGACCGTGAAGCACGCATCATTAGCGGGGGCAAGGACTCTAGTGGGGAGTAGTGGAGTGGGTTGGCTTTACGCAATGGAAGCAATAGTAGTTACTGCTACAGATCGTGCTCCAGTAGTCGCAATAATAGGAAATAGAGCTTTAGATGATCCTGGAGCCTATGGAGTTGAACATAATGACGCATTAATGGTGAGAGACGTGGGTTGGCTATTGGTTTGGGTAGATACTGCTCAAGAGGCTTTCGATACTGCATTACTAGCTTATAGGATAGCTGAGGATCAAAGGGTATTACTACCATTAGGTATCTCTATGGATGGTGGATTTCTAACACACTCGGAACAGATAGTAAGATTGCCTCCTAGAGAACTAGTTAAGAACTTCTTACCACCATATAATAGAGGTAAGTACTTGGTTCACCCTGATAATCCGATTACGGTAGCTCCTCAAGTTAATGAGGATTGGGTTATGGAAATAAGAAGACAACACGAAGAGGCCATGGAGAGGGCTAGAAGTGTAATAGTTGAGGCTTATGAAGAATTTAAAAAGGTATTTGGAAGATATCCCGGCTCAACTAGCGATTTACAGATGCCAGAAAACCCATTTGTAGAACCGTATATGATTGATGACGCAGAGGTAGTGCTAATTGGAATGGGAACAGTATCTAAACCGATGAAGGTCGCAATAAAGAATATGAGACGGCAAGGCTATAAGGTGGGAATGTTAAGGATAAGATGGTTCAGGCCATTCCCAACACAAGATGTTATTAGGTATTTAGCTAATTCTAGAGTAGTGTGTGTTATTGATAGGGATTACTCAATGGGATCTCCAAATAGAGGAGGCGTGATTTACCACGAAGTTAGATCTTCGTTATACGATCTAGATCAGAGGCCTAGAGTTATGAATTTCATAGGAGGATTAGGTGGGAGGGAAATAACTATCCAAGATGTGGAAAAGATAATTAAGATAGGTTATGAACATAGAGATACTCCCATAACGAAACCCGTTTATTGGGTTGGGGTAAGAGGAGACCCTTGGTAA
- a CDS encoding thiamine pyrophosphate-dependent enzyme yields the protein MVEKELEEKVYKSIIKTIKDTPLEEFYTSGHRTCQGCESALVMRFLAKAAGPRTIVIGATGCMYVANTTYYTTSWIVPWVHTQLGGTGAAALGTAAALRALMRKGKIKQEPINVIAFCGDLGCADMGLSGVSNAMTYDYNLLIILYDNESSANTDIQETSMTPFGAQTSFSRPGKQRRIMKKRWKKSVVPMIIAGHRNVRYAATMTPAYPLDSMNKIRKALTIGGPTFIHSLDPCPKGWDYDPKFSHELGVLAVETGLWPLYEYIDGEIVYNEPTKSIVEGRMKRKPVKEYLEKQGRFSHFTEEDIEYVQRMVDEMYEEWEIPGVMPIKSINAKISDK from the coding sequence ATGGTTGAAAAGGAATTGGAAGAAAAAGTGTATAAGTCTATAATTAAGACAATAAAAGACACACCGTTAGAGGAGTTCTATACATCTGGTCATAGGACTTGCCAAGGATGCGAGTCGGCACTAGTGATGAGATTTTTAGCTAAAGCTGCTGGACCAAGAACAATAGTTATAGGAGCTACTGGATGCATGTATGTAGCAAATACTACATATTATACTACGTCATGGATAGTTCCATGGGTTCACACACAACTGGGAGGAACAGGTGCAGCTGCATTAGGTACTGCCGCTGCACTTAGGGCATTAATGAGGAAAGGAAAAATAAAGCAAGAACCTATAAACGTGATAGCCTTCTGTGGAGACCTAGGATGCGCGGATATGGGTTTATCTGGAGTTTCAAATGCAATGACTTATGATTATAACTTACTCATAATACTTTATGATAATGAGTCCTCAGCAAATACTGATATTCAGGAGACTAGTATGACACCATTTGGAGCGCAAACATCATTTAGTAGACCCGGTAAACAAAGAAGAATAATGAAGAAAAGGTGGAAAAAGAGCGTAGTCCCAATGATAATAGCTGGACATAGGAACGTTAGATATGCAGCCACTATGACTCCTGCCTATCCACTGGACTCCATGAATAAGATCAGAAAGGCATTAACGATAGGGGGACCAACGTTCATTCATTCGTTAGACCCGTGCCCGAAGGGATGGGATTACGATCCGAAATTCTCTCACGAACTGGGAGTATTGGCAGTAGAGACAGGATTATGGCCACTATATGAATATATAGATGGAGAGATAGTGTACAATGAGCCTACCAAGAGCATAGTAGAGGGTAGAATGAAGAGAAAACCAGTAAAAGAGTACTTAGAAAAGCAAGGAAGATTTTCACATTTTACTGAAGAAGACATTGAATACGTCCAAAGAATGGTTGACGAGATGTATGAAGAATGGGAAATACCTGGGGTAATGCCAATAAAGTCAATAAATGCGAAGATAAGTGATAAATAA
- a CDS encoding Lrp/AsnC family transcriptional regulator: MGVNIIRLDDTDEKILNILRYNAKKSLKELSDELGIPISTVRYRIKRLEDAQIIRGYVALIDRVNLGLNVSLVMEIETVPYSIKKVAQDLGEIPEVVRIYGLDNGPRLHVHMIFKDDASAHQFIANKLYNIKGIKTVSISRIIERYKIDPSVLL, encoded by the coding sequence ATGGGAGTAAATATAATAAGACTTGATGATACTGATGAGAAAATTCTTAACATTTTGCGCTATAATGCTAAAAAGAGTTTAAAGGAGCTATCCGATGAGCTCGGAATACCAATAAGTACAGTAAGGTATAGGATTAAGAGATTGGAAGATGCGCAAATAATAAGAGGGTATGTCGCCTTAATAGACAGAGTAAATTTAGGTTTGAATGTCTCATTAGTAATGGAAATAGAGACAGTACCATACTCCATAAAGAAGGTAGCCCAAGACCTAGGTGAAATACCGGAAGTAGTGAGGATATACGGTTTAGATAATGGGCCTAGATTACATGTACATATGATCTTTAAAGATGATGCAAGCGCACATCAATTTATAGCCAATAAATTGTACAATATTAAGGGAATCAAGACTGTTTCGATTTCAAGGATAATTGAGAGATATAAGATAGATCCTTCAGTACTGTTATGA
- the glpK gene encoding glycerol kinase GlpK has translation MPGGFILAIDEGTTSARAIIYNQDLEVLGIGQYDFPQHYPSPGYVEHNPDEIWNAQMLAIKEAMKKAKIESRQVAGIGVTNQRETTILWDAISGKPIYNAIVWQDRRTSNITDWLKENYFGMIKDKTGLIPDPYFSGSKIKWILDNLPNVRSKAEKGEIKFGTIDTYLIWKLTNGKIHVTDYSNASRTMLFNINKLEWDREILELLKIPESILPEVRPSSDIYGYTEVLGSSIPISGDAGDQQAALFGQVAYDMGEVKSTYGTGSFILMNIGSNPIFSENLLTTIAWGLESKRVTYALEGSIFITGAAVQWFRDGLRAIDASDDIEPLAASVPDTGGVYFVPAFVGLGAPYWDPYARGLIIGITRGTTKAHIARAILESIAYQNRDVIEIMEKESGTKINILKVDGGGAKDNLLMQFQADILGIRVVRPKVMETASMGVAMLAGLAINYWNSLNELKQKWTVDKEFIPSINKEERERRYNAWKEAVKRSLGWEKSLGSK, from the coding sequence ATGCCCGGTGGCTTCATCTTAGCAATAGATGAGGGAACAACAAGTGCTAGAGCAATTATATATAATCAAGATTTAGAAGTATTAGGAATAGGTCAGTACGATTTTCCTCAACATTACCCAAGTCCAGGATATGTAGAGCACAATCCCGATGAGATATGGAATGCACAAATGTTAGCAATAAAAGAAGCTATGAAAAAGGCGAAGATAGAGTCTAGGCAAGTAGCTGGAATCGGAGTGACTAATCAGAGGGAGACTACCATATTATGGGATGCGATAAGTGGGAAACCAATTTACAATGCAATTGTTTGGCAAGATAGAAGAACTTCTAATATAACTGATTGGCTAAAGGAGAATTACTTTGGTATGATAAAGGATAAAACCGGGCTTATTCCTGACCCTTACTTTAGTGGATCTAAAATAAAGTGGATATTGGATAATCTCCCTAATGTGAGGAGTAAGGCAGAAAAGGGCGAAATAAAGTTTGGAACTATAGATACTTATCTTATATGGAAGTTAACTAATGGTAAGATTCACGTAACTGATTATTCAAACGCGTCAAGAACCATGCTATTCAACATAAATAAGCTAGAATGGGATAGAGAAATCTTGGAATTATTGAAAATTCCAGAGAGTATATTACCTGAAGTGAGACCATCTAGCGATATTTACGGGTATACTGAAGTTTTGGGATCCTCTATTCCAATCTCTGGTGATGCCGGAGATCAACAAGCTGCCTTGTTTGGTCAAGTAGCCTATGACATGGGCGAAGTAAAATCAACCTATGGGACTGGAAGTTTCATTCTGATGAATATAGGTAGCAATCCGATTTTTTCAGAAAATTTACTAACCACTATAGCTTGGGGTTTAGAGAGTAAAAGGGTTACATATGCTTTAGAAGGAAGTATATTCATAACTGGTGCGGCAGTACAGTGGTTTAGAGATGGTTTAAGAGCAATAGATGCATCGGATGACATCGAGCCATTAGCCGCAAGTGTACCGGATACTGGTGGTGTCTATTTCGTACCAGCATTTGTCGGGTTAGGTGCACCATACTGGGATCCATACGCGAGGGGATTGATAATAGGTATTACGAGGGGGACTACAAAGGCTCATATAGCTAGAGCAATACTCGAATCAATAGCATACCAAAATAGAGACGTAATAGAAATAATGGAGAAAGAGTCTGGGACTAAGATAAACATACTAAAGGTTGATGGTGGTGGGGCTAAGGACAATTTACTGATGCAATTTCAAGCAGATATTTTGGGAATTAGGGTAGTAAGGCCGAAGGTAATGGAGACTGCATCTATGGGCGTTGCAATGTTAGCAGGTTTAGCAATAAATTATTGGAATTCACTTAACGAATTGAAACAAAAATGGACTGTCGACAAAGAGTTCATTCCCTCAATCAATAAAGAAGAAAGGGAAAGACGCTATAATGCGTGGAAAGAGGCAGTGAAGAGGTCGCTGGGTTGGGAAAAATCGTTAGGTAGTAAATAA